From a single Actinomycetota bacterium genomic region:
- a CDS encoding thiolase family protein: MGNDVYILGVGMIRFGKFAEKGVKQLVAEAMAALFDDVPVRKEDIQAAWFSNSGWGMYTGQHCIRGQVALAPLGIQGIPIVNVENACAGGSTALREAWLSVKAEQFDLVLAVGVEKMWFPEDKAKVFEGFISGMDVEFARNIIAAFQADAARKAREAKAEGREKKGGHSAFMDVYGMGARMHMKAHGTTQRQLAVIAAKNHHHGSLNPLAQYQRDMSVEEVLEDVLVAYPLTRSMCAPIGDGAAAALLCSRRALAKYPEARPVRILASTLASGALPDSGLESIGKRLSRVAYEMAGLGPQDIDVAEVHDATAFGELLQYEELGFCPEGEGGPFAESGATALGGKLPVNTSGGLECRGHPIGASGLAQVHELVTQLRWEAGPRQVEGARVALAENGGGFIGMGEAAMCIHILERVDR; this comes from the coding sequence ATGGGCAACGATGTCTATATCCTGGGCGTGGGCATGATCCGTTTCGGCAAGTTCGCCGAAAAGGGCGTCAAGCAGCTGGTGGCCGAGGCGATGGCGGCGCTCTTCGATGACGTGCCGGTGAGGAAGGAGGACATCCAGGCGGCCTGGTTCTCCAATTCCGGGTGGGGCATGTACACCGGCCAGCACTGCATCCGGGGCCAGGTGGCCCTGGCCCCCCTGGGCATCCAGGGCATCCCCATCGTCAACGTGGAGAACGCCTGCGCCGGCGGCTCCACCGCCCTGCGCGAGGCCTGGCTGAGCGTCAAGGCGGAGCAGTTCGACCTGGTGCTGGCGGTGGGGGTGGAGAAGATGTGGTTCCCCGAGGACAAAGCCAAGGTCTTCGAGGGCTTCATCTCCGGGATGGACGTGGAGTTCGCCCGCAACATCATCGCTGCCTTCCAGGCCGACGCCGCGCGCAAGGCCAGGGAGGCCAAGGCGGAGGGCAGGGAAAAGAAAGGCGGTCATTCCGCCTTCATGGACGTCTACGGCATGGGGGCCCGCATGCACATGAAGGCCCACGGCACCACGCAGCGGCAGCTGGCGGTGATCGCCGCCAAGAACCACCACCACGGCTCCCTCAACCCGCTGGCGCAGTACCAGAGGGACATGAGCGTGGAGGAGGTGCTGGAGGACGTCCTGGTGGCCTATCCCCTGACGAGGTCCATGTGCGCGCCCATAGGGGACGGGGCCGCCGCCGCCCTGCTCTGCTCGCGGCGGGCCCTCGCGAAGTATCCGGAGGCGCGGCCGGTGCGCATCCTGGCCTCTACCCTGGCCTCCGGCGCTCTCCCCGACAGCGGGCTGGAATCGATAGGCAAGCGACTGAGCAGGGTGGCCTACGAGATGGCGGGCCTGGGGCCGCAGGACATCGACGTGGCCGAGGTGCACGACGCCACCGCCTTCGGGGAGCTCCTGCAGTACGAGGAGCTGGGTTTCTGCCCCGAGGGCGAAGGGGGCCCCTTCGCCGAATCCGGGGCCACCGCCCTGGGAGGGAAGCTCCCCGTGAACACGTCCGGGGGGCTGGAATGCCGGGGGCACCCCATCGGGGCCTCGGGCCTCGCCCAGGTGCACGAGCTGGTGACGCAGCTACGGTGGGAGGCGGGGCCCCGCCAGGTGGAGGGGGCGCGCGTCGCCCTGGCGGAGAACGGGGGCGGCTTCATCGGCATGGGGGAGGCCGCCATGTGCATCCATATTCTGGAAAGAGTAGACCGATGA
- a CDS encoding PaaI family thioesterase, with the protein MSRPFPEDGKGFNPFDDLIGLRFTELGEGRSRCELETRNDLLNPHGVLHGGALYAMVDTGMGGALYTLLGEDELCATVEVKIAYFRVVKEGRLVCETRVIDRRRHIAILECEVWSGGELVAKALGTFYIYGRPAGARSGPPEDPLGQG; encoded by the coding sequence GTGTCCAGGCCATTCCCGGAAGATGGAAAGGGGTTCAACCCCTTCGACGACCTCATAGGGCTGCGGTTCACGGAGCTGGGAGAAGGGCGCAGCCGCTGCGAGCTGGAGACGAGGAATGACCTTCTCAACCCCCACGGCGTGCTTCATGGAGGGGCCCTCTATGCCATGGTGGATACGGGGATGGGGGGAGCCCTCTACACCCTTCTCGGCGAGGACGAGCTCTGCGCCACGGTGGAGGTGAAGATAGCCTACTTCAGGGTGGTCAAAGAGGGCAGGCTGGTCTGCGAGACCAGGGTCATCGACCGCCGGCGCCACATCGCCATACTGGAATGCGAGGTTTGGAGCGGCGGGGAGCTGGTGGCCAAGGCGCTGGGCACTTTCTACATCTACGGGAGACCGGCCGGCGCGCGGTCAGGACCGCCCGAGGATCCTCTTGGCCAGGGCTAG
- a CDS encoding DUF72 domain-containing protein, with amino-acid sequence MGLAELRVGTSGWHYQHWKGLFYPPGLGSGEWLSFYAEHFDTVEINNSFYRLPSRETFVSWRESTPGGFTFAVKANRFITHVKRLRDPHEPLARFLRSAAALEGKLGPILFQLPPRWKAAPERLRDFVRSLPPGHRYAFEFRDPSWFVPEIYRILAEANCALCAASSPSFPEVRRATADFAFLRFHGGRVLYGSKYSREELGEWASYARRLLREGRDVYAYFNNDAYGYALEDARLFLRLLRA; translated from the coding sequence ATGGGCTTGGCCGAGCTGCGGGTAGGCACTTCGGGGTGGCATTACCAGCACTGGAAGGGCCTTTTTTACCCTCCCGGCCTCGGCAGCGGCGAATGGCTCTCTTTCTACGCCGAGCATTTCGACACCGTTGAGATAAACAACTCCTTCTACCGCCTGCCGTCGCGCGAGACCTTCGTTTCCTGGCGTGAGAGCACCCCCGGAGGGTTCACCTTCGCCGTCAAGGCGAACCGCTTTATCACGCACGTGAAGAGGCTCAGGGACCCGCATGAGCCGCTCGCGCGCTTCCTGCGGAGCGCCGCCGCCCTGGAGGGGAAACTGGGACCCATTCTCTTCCAGCTGCCCCCGCGCTGGAAGGCGGCGCCGGAAAGGTTGCGGGACTTCGTGCGCTCGCTGCCTCCGGGGCACCGTTACGCGTTCGAGTTCCGCGATCCCTCCTGGTTTGTGCCCGAGATATACCGCATCCTCGCGGAGGCGAACTGCGCCCTCTGCGCCGCCAGCTCCCCCTCCTTCCCGGAGGTGCGTCGCGCCACCGCCGATTTCGCCTTTCTGCGTTTCCACGGCGGCAGGGTCCTTTACGGGTCCAAGTACTCGCGCGAGGAGTTGGGGGAATGGGCCTCCTACGCCCGCCGCCTGCTGCGCGAGGGGCGGGACGTCTACGCCTATTTCAACAACGACGCGTACGGCTACGCCCTGGAGGACGCCCGCCTCTTCCTCCGCCTCCTGCGGGCGTGA
- a CDS encoding TetR/AcrR family transcriptional regulator, protein MVKAKGTGRETGLAEEHTDVMDVRDEGPREEKASREGRVREIILASIDVFSRTNYEKATTAMLAREAGVAEGTLYKYFPSKKELFLACCRYIEDMLMERYNAIYRECRDRPLESLKRVGQSYLDFIRENPSMRKFLAFVLNNTYDEDFMKELESFFTLNREAVEDLIRRAKESGELKANIDPHIGSWFFVGGYFTLILMAEMDEEAVQDPAFMEKYMAPMFS, encoded by the coding sequence ATGGTGAAAGCGAAAGGAACGGGGAGGGAGACGGGTTTGGCGGAGGAGCACACGGACGTCATGGACGTGCGCGACGAGGGGCCGAGGGAGGAGAAGGCGTCCAGGGAAGGCCGCGTCCGGGAGATCATCCTGGCCTCCATCGACGTCTTCTCCCGCACCAATTACGAGAAGGCCACCACGGCCATGCTGGCCAGGGAGGCGGGAGTGGCGGAGGGCACCCTCTACAAGTATTTTCCGAGCAAGAAGGAGCTCTTCCTGGCCTGTTGCCGTTACATCGAGGACATGCTCATGGAGCGCTACAACGCCATCTACCGCGAGTGCCGCGACCGGCCCCTGGAATCCCTGAAGCGGGTGGGGCAGAGCTACCTCGATTTCATACGGGAGAACCCGAGCATGCGCAAGTTCCTGGCCTTCGTGCTCAACAACACCTACGACGAGGATTTCATGAAGGAACTGGAGTCCTTCTTCACCCTCAACCGGGAGGCGGTGGAGGACCTCATCCGCAGGGCGAAGGAGAGCGGGGAGTTGAAGGCGAACATCGACCCCCACATCGGGTCCTGGTTTTTCGTTGGGGGATATTTCACCCTCATACTCATGGCGGAGATGGACGAGGAGGCGGTGCAGGACCCCGCCTTCATGGAGAAATACATGGCGCCCATGTTTTCCTGA
- a CDS encoding PaaI family thioesterase, which produces MKSGFPERQGGFNPFGELIGLTFSACGEGRSRCELPVREELFNPHGVLHGGVIYSMADTGMGGALYSILAEGELCATVEIKIAYLAAVSSGTLVCDTRVLERRSRIAVLESEVVNLGPQGDRLVAKALGTYYVYRRD; this is translated from the coding sequence ATGAAGAGCGGCTTCCCTGAACGGCAAGGGGGTTTCAACCCCTTCGGGGAACTGATCGGCCTCACCTTCAGCGCTTGCGGGGAGGGCAGGAGCCGCTGCGAGCTGCCGGTGCGGGAGGAGCTCTTCAACCCCCACGGCGTGCTGCACGGCGGCGTCATCTACTCCATGGCCGACACCGGCATGGGAGGCGCCCTCTACTCCATCCTCGCGGAGGGAGAGCTCTGCGCCACGGTGGAGATAAAGATAGCCTACCTCGCGGCCGTGAGCTCCGGCACCCTGGTGTGCGACACGCGCGTGCTCGAGCGCAGGTCGCGCATCGCCGTGCTGGAGTCCGAGGTCGTCAACCTGGGTCCGCAAGGCGACCGCCTGGTGGCCAAGGCCCTGGGGACCTACTACGTCTACCGCCGGGACTGA
- a CDS encoding FAD-dependent oxidoreductase has protein sequence MKALVMGGGMSGLATAVNLLDLGLEVELVEAEGIFGGRASSWRDEDGDLIDNALHVFFPYYANVLQFFRKLGIEENIIWKQSEFYYMQEGGREAALRFPALPAPLHAAAAYFALLRSYRAVPRWRLLCAAAGMGRAVTYSQHRMERLDDMTFGQWAYRLAPAQAFLPLEPGINGLTFTPSWMVSAKVMLNWFRKVSADPDSARVGFANGGLGDIWVDTCLEYIREKGGAAEPRRAVTSINLEGTRVRSVTVNGEEERAADLYVSCLTPFALRRVLPGEAFRYAYFRDLWHFHRAPSLSLQVWFDRRLTDIDVTIFSNNCIFNTFADLSNVLPHLFGGGSMFEMVLAPADDIEGLPDEIIFDIALRQIRSLFPTAREAEVRKYRVVRERQGVYRAWPGMERHRPYQRSPLDNLYLAGDYTSTPVSSGGMEAAIWTANRCAEIIALDRLGKAHTLNVEWKPRSGFIPLIRPAARVGGAVALLALAKRILGRS, from the coding sequence ATGAAAGCTCTGGTCATGGGGGGAGGGATGTCCGGCCTGGCCACGGCCGTCAACCTGCTGGACCTGGGGCTGGAGGTCGAGCTGGTGGAGGCGGAGGGGATCTTCGGGGGGCGCGCCAGCTCGTGGAGGGACGAGGACGGCGACTTGATCGACAACGCCCTCCACGTCTTCTTTCCATATTATGCCAACGTACTCCAGTTCTTCCGCAAGCTGGGCATCGAGGAAAACATCATATGGAAGCAGAGCGAGTTCTACTACATGCAGGAGGGCGGTAGGGAGGCGGCGCTGCGCTTCCCGGCCCTGCCCGCACCCCTGCACGCCGCGGCCGCCTACTTCGCGCTGCTCAGGTCATACCGGGCCGTGCCCAGGTGGAGGTTGCTCTGCGCCGCCGCCGGCATGGGACGGGCGGTGACTTACTCGCAGCATAGAATGGAAAGGCTGGACGATATGACCTTCGGGCAGTGGGCCTACAGGCTCGCGCCCGCGCAGGCATTCCTGCCCCTTGAGCCGGGCATCAACGGCCTCACCTTCACCCCTTCCTGGATGGTCTCCGCGAAGGTCATGCTCAACTGGTTCCGCAAGGTCTCCGCCGACCCCGACAGCGCCCGCGTGGGCTTCGCCAACGGGGGGCTGGGGGACATCTGGGTGGACACCTGCCTGGAATACATCCGCGAGAAGGGCGGTGCCGCCGAGCCGCGCAGGGCGGTGACCTCCATCAACCTGGAGGGAACAAGGGTGAGGAGCGTGACCGTAAACGGCGAGGAGGAACGAGCGGCGGACCTCTACGTCTCCTGCCTCACCCCCTTCGCCCTGCGCAGGGTGCTTCCCGGCGAGGCCTTCCGCTACGCCTATTTCCGCGATCTCTGGCACTTCCACCGCGCCCCTTCCCTCTCGCTGCAGGTGTGGTTCGACCGCAGGCTCACCGACATCGACGTGACAATATTTTCCAACAACTGCATCTTCAACACCTTCGCGGACCTCTCCAACGTGCTGCCGCACCTCTTCGGCGGCGGCTCCATGTTCGAGATGGTGCTCGCCCCCGCGGACGACATCGAGGGACTGCCGGACGAGATCATCTTCGACATCGCCCTGCGGCAGATACGCTCCCTCTTTCCGACCGCACGTGAGGCCGAGGTGCGCAAGTACAGGGTGGTACGGGAGCGCCAGGGAGTATACCGCGCCTGGCCGGGCATGGAGAGGCACCGGCCATACCAGCGTTCCCCCCTGGACAACCTCTACCTGGCCGGGGATTACACCAGCACCCCCGTGTCCTCGGGCGGCATGGAGGCGGCTATCTGGACCGCCAACCGCTGCGCGGAGATCATCGCCCTGGACAGGCTGGGCAAGGCGCACACCCTCAACGTGGAATGGAAGCCCAGGAGCGGGTTCATCCCCCTCATCCGGCCCGCGGCAAGGGTGGGAGGCGCCGTCGCCCTGCTAGCCCTGGCCAAGAGGATCCTCGGGCGGTCCTGA
- a CDS encoding NAD-dependent epimerase/dehydratase family protein, with amino-acid sequence MAMSVVAVTGCSGYIGSRLLHYMDGSDRVSRILGIDLNPPRYQTPKMDFHRLDVRDPRLADLFVRNEVEKVVHLAFIVNPLHDDGLMHDIDVNGTRNVLAATAACGAGHLVIASSSSAFGAFPDNPEWLTEKDHPRRMTNYTYASDKYEVEMICRLFKDDHPGVKVALVRPCIVYGPNVDNYLSRFIVRLPFLPAVGDDRPEMQFVHEDDAAEVFMRVLELEEEGFFHACGEGTVNVKEIAELAGKRIIPLPPAVAYPAVDLLWKLRAPLIEGPSGMLDFIRYRWTISDTLTREVLGLGPRRSSRDVVRLMIETHR; translated from the coding sequence ATGGCCATGTCCGTCGTCGCCGTCACCGGTTGCTCGGGTTACATCGGGTCCAGGTTGCTCCACTACATGGACGGGAGCGACAGGGTCTCAAGGATACTGGGGATCGACCTGAACCCCCCGCGGTACCAGACCCCGAAGATGGACTTCCATCGCCTGGACGTGCGGGATCCCCGCCTGGCCGACCTCTTCGTGCGCAACGAGGTGGAGAAGGTTGTCCACCTGGCCTTCATCGTCAATCCACTGCACGACGACGGGCTCATGCACGATATCGACGTGAACGGCACCCGCAACGTGCTCGCCGCCACGGCCGCCTGTGGCGCCGGGCACCTGGTCATCGCCTCCTCCAGCTCCGCCTTCGGGGCCTTTCCGGACAACCCGGAGTGGCTGACGGAGAAGGATCACCCCCGGCGCATGACCAACTACACGTACGCCTCGGACAAGTACGAGGTGGAGATGATCTGCCGCCTGTTCAAGGACGATCACCCCGGGGTGAAGGTGGCCCTGGTGCGGCCGTGCATCGTCTACGGGCCCAACGTGGACAACTACCTCTCCCGCTTCATTGTCCGGTTGCCCTTCTTGCCCGCCGTGGGGGATGACCGCCCGGAGATGCAGTTCGTGCACGAGGACGACGCCGCCGAGGTCTTCATGCGCGTGCTGGAGCTGGAGGAGGAGGGGTTCTTCCACGCCTGCGGTGAGGGGACCGTCAACGTGAAGGAGATAGCGGAGCTGGCGGGAAAGCGCATCATCCCCCTGCCGCCCGCGGTCGCCTACCCGGCCGTCGACCTCCTGTGGAAGCTGCGCGCCCCGCTCATCGAGGGGCCATCGGGCATGCTGGACTTCATCCGCTACCGCTGGACCATATCCGATACGCTGACCCGCGAGGTTCTGGGGCTGGGGCCCCGCAGGAGCAGCCGCGACGTGGTCAGGCTGATGATAGAGACCCACCGTTAG
- a CDS encoding TIR domain-containing protein: MAHDVFISHSSYGRNKLIADAICAELEKNRIRCWIAPRDIQPGTSFPGAIVEAINNSRVFVLVFSNDSNRSPQVLREVERAVHLGIPIIPFRIEDFPPSKDMEYLLSATHWLDAITPPLEKHLHKLAEIVQVILSKEAEEAPPPYLPSKELLVRPAMLWTGVVLLSLWLGWQITALFVVPGDSRLARLLLFLLLTLPLLVLGLLCLRRGLSSDMVRGRLEPPVRSWWWLLPASLGLLGGLISWRKHSPNSRYRAINMLTAGIVVTTLWFIPPAMLVGVGQAPATAKEEVAFYKVGEWKTPWTASDIYVSGDTAYLANGKGGLVVLDVSDPSNPENIGVCQLDNAKSVVVAGNQAYVIEQADIEGGEMDYGELVMMDVSAPSAPRKIVELRFEASDGFGFLGNLAVDGTTVYMPTSGRLVLWDLTKDPRSILLGEFVFNSNVVNPGVAARDGIGYIIANRLHVVDATDPSQPKEISGLETGWGSDLCLNENVAYAAGWDEGLFIVDISDPQRITTLGRFKEILASSADQISPTACRQIMGEVAVSGDVAYVSYIYGIAHETWMDRLECGIAAIDVSDPGDPRKLAVYSGFSEITGLAALDDLVFVTDKTQGLVILRLQ; this comes from the coding sequence GTGGCTCACGATGTCTTCATTAGCCATTCCTCCTACGGGAGGAACAAGCTCATCGCCGACGCCATTTGCGCAGAGCTGGAGAAGAACAGGATACGCTGCTGGATCGCGCCTAGGGATATACAGCCCGGCACCTCCTTTCCCGGCGCTATAGTGGAGGCCATCAACAACAGCCGCGTCTTCGTGCTCGTCTTCTCCAACGATTCCAACAGGTCACCCCAAGTACTCAGGGAGGTCGAGCGGGCGGTTCATCTGGGGATCCCCATAATCCCTTTCCGGATCGAGGATTTCCCTCCCAGCAAAGACATGGAATACCTCCTGAGCGCCACCCACTGGCTCGACGCCATCACCCCTCCCCTGGAGAAGCACCTGCATAAGCTGGCGGAAATAGTCCAGGTCATCCTATCGAAGGAAGCGGAGGAGGCGCCGCCCCCATACCTCCCGTCCAAAGAGCTCCTCGTAAGGCCGGCGATGCTGTGGACGGGGGTGGTACTCCTCTCGCTGTGGTTGGGGTGGCAGATAACGGCGCTCTTCGTGGTTCCCGGCGATTCCCGCCTTGCAAGGCTTCTGCTCTTCCTCCTTCTCACCCTGCCGTTGCTTGTCCTAGGCCTCCTATGCCTGAGGCGCGGTCTTTCCAGCGACATGGTACGCGGGCGTCTCGAACCCCCGGTAAGAAGCTGGTGGTGGCTGCTGCCCGCGTCGCTGGGTCTCCTGGGGGGACTCATATCCTGGAGGAAACACAGCCCGAACAGCCGTTACAGAGCTATAAACATGCTCACGGCAGGGATCGTCGTCACCACTCTTTGGTTCATCCCGCCAGCGATGCTGGTGGGGGTGGGACAAGCACCTGCCACGGCGAAAGAGGAGGTGGCCTTCTATAAGGTTGGTGAATGGAAGACCCCCTGGACAGCTTCCGACATATACGTCAGCGGCGACACGGCTTACCTGGCCAACGGCAAAGGGGGGCTTGTGGTGCTGGACGTGAGCGATCCCTCCAACCCCGAGAATATAGGCGTATGCCAGCTCGATAACGCCAAGAGCGTGGTGGTGGCCGGCAACCAAGCCTACGTGATAGAACAGGCGGATATAGAGGGCGGCGAGATGGACTACGGCGAGCTGGTGATGATGGACGTGAGCGCACCATCGGCACCTCGCAAGATCGTGGAGCTCAGATTCGAGGCGAGTGATGGGTTCGGTTTCCTGGGCAACCTCGCGGTCGACGGGACCACGGTGTACATGCCGACCAGCGGCAGATTAGTCCTCTGGGACCTCACCAAGGACCCCCGGTCGATACTGCTGGGCGAGTTCGTTTTCAACTCCAACGTCGTCAACCCGGGGGTTGCCGCCCGCGACGGAATCGGCTATATCATCGCCAACAGGTTGCACGTGGTCGATGCCACCGACCCTTCACAGCCGAAGGAGATCTCCGGGCTCGAGACCGGCTGGGGGTCCGATCTATGCCTCAACGAGAACGTCGCGTATGCGGCTGGATGGGATGAAGGCCTGTTCATAGTGGACATAAGCGACCCTCAACGCATCACCACCCTGGGACGGTTCAAGGAGATACTGGCCAGTTCGGCGGACCAGATATCTCCCACCGCCTGCCGGCAGATAATGGGAGAGGTTGCCGTATCCGGAGATGTCGCATATGTCAGCTACATATATGGTATCGCCCACGAGACGTGGATGGACAGGCTGGAGTGCGGGATAGCCGCCATCGATGTCAGTGACCCGGGCGATCCCCGTAAGTTGGCTGTATATTCAGGTTTTTCGGAGATCACAGGCCTGGCCGCTCTCGATGACTTGGTGTTCGTGACGGATAAGACGCAGGGGCTGGTCATCCTCCGCCTGCAGTGA
- a CDS encoding AMP-binding protein, whose translation MYLRRAWVAWRLLRSLALFLADEYRRGTLRDNLRSIARARGLSLARDMSHADLLEEKAARFGDRPFLHFRDRVFTYREMDLNANRVANFLHRLGGGPGTGLAIIMKNSPRWLDVFFGLEKIGMYAVPVNVALRGDQLAYVLDNSDASMVVIDHDLLPYYRAVAGRLDKVRRVIVNREGAPEDFVLAGDAVDLEEAYGPASDPSRPAVSYNPEDLCVIMYTSGTTGLPKGVVYRYNTSNVKAISIVGRLLTGPRDIAYTCYPLFHANALFLTVTPAMHCGGQVALGVKFSASRFWDEVRRYNATTFNGLGAVMPILMKQPERPEDRDNRVRFVLSAGCPADMWEAFEKRFDLKIFEGYGAVDGGGVLITNFGTAPVGSMGKPLGARCRVIDADGNDVPPGTPGELICYVGERKGSVEYYKNPDATSDKVRNGWLYTGDLVYTDEKGYYYFVGRNTESMRVKGENVSAYEVEQAILKHPDVLECAVFAVPSELAEDEIMAVVVPVEGRKLDPAELRSFLSDKLARFAVPRYWRVLEELPKTETHRVIKRELERQGVTPDTYDAQAVGR comes from the coding sequence ATGTACCTGCGCAGGGCCTGGGTCGCCTGGCGGCTTCTCCGCTCCCTCGCCCTGTTCCTGGCGGACGAGTACCGGCGGGGGACCCTGCGTGATAACCTGCGCAGCATCGCCAGGGCGCGGGGCCTGTCGCTGGCCCGCGACATGTCCCACGCCGACCTGCTGGAGGAGAAGGCTGCCAGGTTCGGGGACCGGCCCTTCCTGCACTTCCGTGACCGCGTCTTCACCTACCGGGAGATGGACCTCAACGCCAACCGCGTGGCCAATTTCCTGCATCGCCTCGGCGGTGGTCCCGGAACGGGGCTGGCCATCATCATGAAGAACTCGCCCCGCTGGCTGGACGTGTTCTTTGGCCTGGAAAAGATCGGCATGTACGCCGTGCCGGTGAACGTCGCCCTGCGCGGGGACCAGCTGGCCTACGTGCTGGACAATTCCGACGCGTCGATGGTGGTCATAGACCACGACCTCCTGCCGTATTACCGGGCGGTGGCCGGCCGCCTGGACAAGGTGAGGAGAGTCATCGTCAACCGCGAGGGTGCGCCGGAAGACTTCGTGCTTGCAGGCGACGCGGTGGACCTGGAAGAAGCCTACGGGCCCGCTTCCGATCCCTCCCGCCCCGCGGTTAGCTACAACCCCGAGGATCTCTGCGTGATCATGTACACCTCTGGTACCACCGGCCTTCCCAAGGGGGTCGTCTACCGCTACAACACCTCCAACGTGAAGGCCATCTCCATCGTCGGACGGCTGCTCACCGGGCCCAGGGACATCGCCTACACCTGTTACCCGCTCTTTCACGCCAACGCCCTTTTCCTCACCGTGACGCCCGCCATGCACTGCGGCGGCCAGGTGGCGCTGGGCGTGAAGTTCAGCGCCAGCCGCTTCTGGGACGAGGTGAGGAGGTACAACGCGACCACCTTCAACGGGCTGGGGGCGGTGATGCCCATCCTCATGAAACAGCCCGAGAGACCGGAGGATCGCGACAACCGGGTGCGCTTCGTGCTCTCCGCGGGATGCCCGGCGGACATGTGGGAGGCTTTCGAGAAGCGCTTCGACCTGAAGATATTCGAGGGCTACGGCGCCGTGGACGGTGGCGGCGTGCTCATCACCAACTTCGGGACAGCCCCCGTGGGTTCCATGGGCAAGCCCCTGGGGGCCAGGTGCCGCGTCATAGACGCCGACGGTAACGACGTGCCGCCGGGAACCCCGGGAGAGCTCATATGCTACGTGGGGGAGCGCAAGGGTTCGGTGGAATACTACAAGAACCCCGACGCCACCAGCGACAAGGTGAGAAACGGCTGGCTCTATACCGGCGACCTGGTCTACACGGACGAGAAAGGATATTACTACTTCGTGGGCCGCAACACGGAGTCCATGCGCGTCAAGGGGGAGAACGTCTCCGCCTACGAGGTGGAGCAGGCCATCCTCAAGCACCCCGACGTCCTGGAGTGCGCCGTTTTCGCGGTGCCCTCCGAGCTGGCGGAGGACGAGATCATGGCCGTAGTGGTCCCCGTCGAGGGCAGGAAGCTGGATCCCGCGGAACTGCGCTCCTTCCTCTCCGACAAGCTGGCCAGGTTCGCCGTGCCGCGCTACTGGCGCGTCCTGGAAGAACTTCCCAAGACGGAGACGCACCGCGTGATCAAGAGGGAGCTGGAGAGGCAGGGAGTGACCCCGGATACCTACGACGCGCAGGCCGTCGGGCGGTGA
- a CDS encoding phosphoribosyltransferase: protein MPVLFKDREEAGSRLAESYVGPREKLMVLGIPRGGIPVGYRMARELGGAFDVLVARKLPIPHNPEAGFGAIAPDGSLYLNEEMMQHLRLPPEQVNDIASRVLVEVRRRVKAYRGDRPFPDLAGMNVILTDDGLATGYTMIAAVEMVRKFHPASVGVAVPVSPDGTARRIRPLVDHFHCLHVSHHYPFAVASFYRDFHDLSDREVMRYLGKNGGRDEERLP, encoded by the coding sequence ATGCCCGTTCTGTTCAAGGACCGCGAGGAAGCGGGTTCAAGGCTGGCGGAGTCGTACGTGGGACCGAGGGAGAAGCTCATGGTCCTCGGCATACCGCGGGGCGGCATCCCCGTGGGGTACCGCATGGCCCGGGAGCTGGGCGGCGCCTTCGACGTCCTCGTGGCGCGCAAGCTTCCCATTCCCCACAATCCCGAGGCGGGTTTCGGGGCCATCGCCCCCGACGGCTCCCTCTATCTGAACGAGGAGATGATGCAGCACCTGCGCCTGCCGCCCGAACAGGTGAACGACATCGCCTCGCGGGTGCTGGTGGAGGTGCGCAGGAGGGTGAAGGCTTACCGCGGCGACCGTCCCTTTCCCGATCTCGCGGGGATGAACGTGATCCTCACCGACGACGGGCTGGCCACCGGCTACACCATGATCGCCGCCGTTGAGATGGTGCGAAAATTCCATCCCGCCAGCGTGGGCGTCGCCGTTCCCGTGAGCCCGGACGGGACCGCCCGCAGGATCAGGCCGCTGGTGGACCACTTCCACTGCCTGCACGTATCCCACCACTACCCTTTCGCCGTCGCATCCTTCTACCGGGACTTCCACGACCTCAGCGACCGCGAGGTGATGAGATACCTGGGAAAGAACGGGGGACGAGATGAAGAGCGGCTTCCCTGA